One Schistocerca cancellata isolate TAMUIC-IGC-003103 chromosome 1, iqSchCanc2.1, whole genome shotgun sequence genomic region harbors:
- the LOC126163439 gene encoding ejaculatory bulb-specific protein 3-like, with protein MVLVATILTSLPAAADGQITTKLDNLDLDRILNSDRLFNAYAECLLSNGKDRCTPEGTELKLLLAAGLQTDCAKCNDNQKARMDKIIRFTTGNKKDFREKLKAKYDPDNKYFQNYERRFRVTS; from the coding sequence ATGGTCCTGGTGGCCACCATCCTGACGTCACTGCCTGCCGCTGCCGACGGGCAGATCACCACCAAGTTAGACAATCTGGACCTGGACCGGATCCTCAACAGCGACCGGCTCTTCAACGCGTACGCGGAGTGCCTGCTATCCAATGGAAAGGATCGATGCACCCCAGAGGGCACAGAGCTGAAGCTGCTCCTTGCGGCAGGCTTGCAGACTGACTGCGCCAAGTGCAACGATAATCAGAAGGCGAGGATGGATAAGATCATCAGGTTCACAACAGGCAACAAGAAGGACTTCCGGGAGAAGCTGAAGGCCAAGTATGACCCCGACAACAAATATTTCCAAAATTACGAGCGACGCTTCAGGGTGACCTCCTGA